A stretch of the Capsicum annuum cultivar UCD-10X-F1 chromosome 8, UCD10Xv1.1, whole genome shotgun sequence genome encodes the following:
- the LOC107839525 gene encoding pentatricopeptide repeat-containing protein At2g21090 isoform X3, giving the protein MPTLSLPSKARSFGTNKKLNNSCLVQKIINLSSQRNLKQAFNYLNILTRKGIRLDSKALAFLVQQCANSGSREERKWIHLHLKTTGWKHPTTFLANHLINMYGKCGDHIEARKVFDKMSMRNLYSWNNMLSGYTKLGMIKAAKRLFDKMPEKDVVSWNTMVIGHAQVGYFNEAIKLYREFRRLSIGFNEYSFAGVITACVKSRGFSLTGQVHCQVFVVGFLSNVVLSSSIVDAYAKCGKMSDARRLFDAMRVRDVLAWTTLVSGYSGYGDMVSARELFEAMPEKNPVSWTALVAGYSHSGMSIQALDLFAKMIKHQVQPDQFTFSSCLSACAGIASLKHGKQIHAFLVNAGFRPNTIVVSSLIDMYSKGGSLEVARRVFDMAYNKHDAVLWNTMLSALAQHGMGEAAIEMFLKMVKFGVKPNRITFVVLLNACSHSGLVQEGLSFFEIMTSKYDVPPDQEHYACIIDLLGRAGRFSEVIAQIKKMPCEPDDHIWNALLGVCRIHGNVELGRMAAELLIELDPQSPAAYLLLSSIYGVLGMWENVEKVRQLMNERHVRKEQAVSWLEIEHRLLPYFGCNKLNSLEKDGHTILQLLADQRNDDELVHDSKR; this is encoded by the exons ATGCCCACTTTATCTTTACCTTCCAAAGCTCGAAGTTTTGGTACAAACAAGAAGCTCAATAATTCATGCTTAGTGCAGAAAATTATCAATCTTTCTTCGCAAAGGAATCTTAAACAAGCCTTCAATTACCTTAACATCTTAACCCGTAAAGGCATTCGATTAGACAGTAAAGCTCTAGCTTTTCTTGTTCAACAATGCGCTAATTCCGGGTCACGTGAAGAACGAAAATGGATCCATTTACATCTCAAGACTACTGGGTGGAAACACCCAACGACTTTTTTAGCCAACCATTTGATCAATATGTATGGTAAATGTGGTGATCATATTGAAGCacgtaaggtgtttgataaaatgtctatgagaaatTTGTATTCCTGGAATAATATGCTTTCTGGGTATACTAAGTTAGGCATGATTAAGGCTGCTAAAAGGTTGTTTGACAAAATGCCGGAGAAAGACGTTGTTTCTTGGAATACTATGGTGATTGGTCATGCTCAAGTTGGTTATTTCAATGAGGCGATTAAGTTGTATAGGGAATTTAGGAGGTTGAGTATTGGGTTTAATGAGTATAGCTTTGCTGGGGTTATAACTGCTTGTGTTAAATCCAGGGGTTTTTCTCTCACGGGACAGGTTCATTGCCAAGTATTCGTCGTTGGGTTTTTATCCAATGTAGTTCTTTCTAGTTCAATTGTTGACGCTTATGCGAAATGTGGGAAGATGAGCGACGCTAGGAGGTTGTTTGATGCAATGCGAGTAAGAGATGTTCTTGCCTGGACAACCTTGGTTTCAGGCTATTCAGGGTATGGGGATATGGTCTCGGCTAGGGAGCTGTTTGAAGCAATGCCTGAGAAGAATCCTGTTTCTTGGACAGCTTTGGTTGCTGGTTATTCCCACAGTGGCATGAGCATTCAAGCCCTTGATTTATTTGCAAAGATGATAAAGCATCAGGTCCAACCTGATCAATTTACATTTAGTAGTTGCCTATCTGCTTGTGCTGGTATAGCATCACTTAAGCACGGTAAGCAAATACATGCATTTCTGGTGAATGCTGGTTTTCGACCTAATACAATTGTTGTGAGTTCTCTCATTGACATGTATTCAAAAGGTGGAAGTTTGGAAGTTGCAAGGAGGGTATTTGATATGGCATATAACAAGCATGATGCAGTATTATGGAATACTATGTTATCTGCATTAGCACAACATGGCATGGGTGAAGCGGCAATTGAAATGTTTCTTAAGATGGTGAAGTTTGGAGTGAAACCGAACCGTATCACTTTTGTTGTCCTTCTCAATGCTTGTAGTCATTCAGGGCTAGTACAAGAAGGGCTTTCCTTTTTCGAGATAATGACCTCTAAGTATGACGTTCCTCCCGATCAAGAACATTATGCATGCATAATTGACCTCTTGGGTAGAGCAGGACGTTTTAGTGAAGTGATAGCTCAGATAAAAAAGATGCCTTGTGAACCTGATGATCATATTTGGAATGCCTTGCTTGGTGTTTGTAGAATTCACGGAAATGTGGAGTTGGGTAGAATGGCTGCAGAACTGCTAATAGAGCTGGACCCACAGTCTCCTGCAGCATATTTGCTGTTGTCAAGTATTTATGGTGTACTTGGGATGTGGGAAAATGTAGAGAAGGTGAGACAGCTTATGAATGAGAGACATGTTAGGAAAGAGCAGGCTGTTAGCTGGTTAGAGATTGAGCATAGATTGCTTCCATATTTTGGGTGCAATAAGTTGAATAGTTTAGAGAAAGATGGACACACTATTTTGCAACTGCTAGCTGATCAGAGAAATGATGATGAACTAGTACATGATAGTAAAAG GTGA
- the LOC107839525 gene encoding pentatricopeptide repeat-containing protein At2g21090 isoform X2 yields the protein MPTLSLPSKARSFGTNKKLNNSCLVQKIINLSSQRNLKQAFNYLNILTRKGIRLDSKALAFLVQQCANSGSREERKWIHLHLKTTGWKHPTTFLANHLINMYGKCGDHIEARKVFDKMSMRNLYSWNNMLSGYTKLGMIKAAKRLFDKMPEKDVVSWNTMVIGHAQVGYFNEAIKLYREFRRLSIGFNEYSFAGVITACVKSRGFSLTGQVHCQVFVVGFLSNVVLSSSIVDAYAKCGKMSDARRLFDAMRVRDVLAWTTLVSGYSGYGDMVSARELFEAMPEKNPVSWTALVAGYSHSGMSIQALDLFAKMIKHQVQPDQFTFSSCLSACAGIASLKHGKQIHAFLVNAGFRPNTIVVSSLIDMYSKGGSLEVARRVFDMAYNKHDAVLWNTMLSALAQHGMGEAAIEMFLKMVKFGVKPNRITFVVLLNACSHSGLVQEGLSFFEIMTSKYDVPPDQEHYACIIDLLGRAGRFSEVIAQIKKMPCEPDDHIWNALLGVCRIHGNVELGRMAAELLIELDPQSPAAYLLLSSIYGVLGMWENVEKVRQLMNERHVRKEQAVSWLEIEHRLLPYFGCNKLNSLEKDGHTILQLLADQRNDDELVHDSKS from the exons ATGCCCACTTTATCTTTACCTTCCAAAGCTCGAAGTTTTGGTACAAACAAGAAGCTCAATAATTCATGCTTAGTGCAGAAAATTATCAATCTTTCTTCGCAAAGGAATCTTAAACAAGCCTTCAATTACCTTAACATCTTAACCCGTAAAGGCATTCGATTAGACAGTAAAGCTCTAGCTTTTCTTGTTCAACAATGCGCTAATTCCGGGTCACGTGAAGAACGAAAATGGATCCATTTACATCTCAAGACTACTGGGTGGAAACACCCAACGACTTTTTTAGCCAACCATTTGATCAATATGTATGGTAAATGTGGTGATCATATTGAAGCacgtaaggtgtttgataaaatgtctatgagaaatTTGTATTCCTGGAATAATATGCTTTCTGGGTATACTAAGTTAGGCATGATTAAGGCTGCTAAAAGGTTGTTTGACAAAATGCCGGAGAAAGACGTTGTTTCTTGGAATACTATGGTGATTGGTCATGCTCAAGTTGGTTATTTCAATGAGGCGATTAAGTTGTATAGGGAATTTAGGAGGTTGAGTATTGGGTTTAATGAGTATAGCTTTGCTGGGGTTATAACTGCTTGTGTTAAATCCAGGGGTTTTTCTCTCACGGGACAGGTTCATTGCCAAGTATTCGTCGTTGGGTTTTTATCCAATGTAGTTCTTTCTAGTTCAATTGTTGACGCTTATGCGAAATGTGGGAAGATGAGCGACGCTAGGAGGTTGTTTGATGCAATGCGAGTAAGAGATGTTCTTGCCTGGACAACCTTGGTTTCAGGCTATTCAGGGTATGGGGATATGGTCTCGGCTAGGGAGCTGTTTGAAGCAATGCCTGAGAAGAATCCTGTTTCTTGGACAGCTTTGGTTGCTGGTTATTCCCACAGTGGCATGAGCATTCAAGCCCTTGATTTATTTGCAAAGATGATAAAGCATCAGGTCCAACCTGATCAATTTACATTTAGTAGTTGCCTATCTGCTTGTGCTGGTATAGCATCACTTAAGCACGGTAAGCAAATACATGCATTTCTGGTGAATGCTGGTTTTCGACCTAATACAATTGTTGTGAGTTCTCTCATTGACATGTATTCAAAAGGTGGAAGTTTGGAAGTTGCAAGGAGGGTATTTGATATGGCATATAACAAGCATGATGCAGTATTATGGAATACTATGTTATCTGCATTAGCACAACATGGCATGGGTGAAGCGGCAATTGAAATGTTTCTTAAGATGGTGAAGTTTGGAGTGAAACCGAACCGTATCACTTTTGTTGTCCTTCTCAATGCTTGTAGTCATTCAGGGCTAGTACAAGAAGGGCTTTCCTTTTTCGAGATAATGACCTCTAAGTATGACGTTCCTCCCGATCAAGAACATTATGCATGCATAATTGACCTCTTGGGTAGAGCAGGACGTTTTAGTGAAGTGATAGCTCAGATAAAAAAGATGCCTTGTGAACCTGATGATCATATTTGGAATGCCTTGCTTGGTGTTTGTAGAATTCACGGAAATGTGGAGTTGGGTAGAATGGCTGCAGAACTGCTAATAGAGCTGGACCCACAGTCTCCTGCAGCATATTTGCTGTTGTCAAGTATTTATGGTGTACTTGGGATGTGGGAAAATGTAGAGAAGGTGAGACAGCTTATGAATGAGAGACATGTTAGGAAAGAGCAGGCTGTTAGCTGGTTAGAGATTGAGCATAGATTGCTTCCATATTTTGGGTGCAATAAGTTGAATAGTTTAGAGAAAGATGGACACACTATTTTGCAACTGCTAGCTGATCAGAGAAATGATGATGAACTAGTACATGATAGTAAAAG CTAA
- the LOC107839525 gene encoding pentatricopeptide repeat-containing protein At2g21090 isoform X1, translated as MPTLSLPSKARSFGTNKKLNNSCLVQKIINLSSQRNLKQAFNYLNILTRKGIRLDSKALAFLVQQCANSGSREERKWIHLHLKTTGWKHPTTFLANHLINMYGKCGDHIEARKVFDKMSMRNLYSWNNMLSGYTKLGMIKAAKRLFDKMPEKDVVSWNTMVIGHAQVGYFNEAIKLYREFRRLSIGFNEYSFAGVITACVKSRGFSLTGQVHCQVFVVGFLSNVVLSSSIVDAYAKCGKMSDARRLFDAMRVRDVLAWTTLVSGYSGYGDMVSARELFEAMPEKNPVSWTALVAGYSHSGMSIQALDLFAKMIKHQVQPDQFTFSSCLSACAGIASLKHGKQIHAFLVNAGFRPNTIVVSSLIDMYSKGGSLEVARRVFDMAYNKHDAVLWNTMLSALAQHGMGEAAIEMFLKMVKFGVKPNRITFVVLLNACSHSGLVQEGLSFFEIMTSKYDVPPDQEHYACIIDLLGRAGRFSEVIAQIKKMPCEPDDHIWNALLGVCRIHGNVELGRMAAELLIELDPQSPAAYLLLSSIYGVLGMWENVEKVRQLMNERHVRKEQAVSWLEIEHRLLPYFGCNKLNSLEKDGHTILQLLADQRNDDELVHDSKSFGPLLDLHTQPLQAKLPPSVCSPGHLPYITNYFYNQNRSSLCLSSHTSTCS; from the exons ATGCCCACTTTATCTTTACCTTCCAAAGCTCGAAGTTTTGGTACAAACAAGAAGCTCAATAATTCATGCTTAGTGCAGAAAATTATCAATCTTTCTTCGCAAAGGAATCTTAAACAAGCCTTCAATTACCTTAACATCTTAACCCGTAAAGGCATTCGATTAGACAGTAAAGCTCTAGCTTTTCTTGTTCAACAATGCGCTAATTCCGGGTCACGTGAAGAACGAAAATGGATCCATTTACATCTCAAGACTACTGGGTGGAAACACCCAACGACTTTTTTAGCCAACCATTTGATCAATATGTATGGTAAATGTGGTGATCATATTGAAGCacgtaaggtgtttgataaaatgtctatgagaaatTTGTATTCCTGGAATAATATGCTTTCTGGGTATACTAAGTTAGGCATGATTAAGGCTGCTAAAAGGTTGTTTGACAAAATGCCGGAGAAAGACGTTGTTTCTTGGAATACTATGGTGATTGGTCATGCTCAAGTTGGTTATTTCAATGAGGCGATTAAGTTGTATAGGGAATTTAGGAGGTTGAGTATTGGGTTTAATGAGTATAGCTTTGCTGGGGTTATAACTGCTTGTGTTAAATCCAGGGGTTTTTCTCTCACGGGACAGGTTCATTGCCAAGTATTCGTCGTTGGGTTTTTATCCAATGTAGTTCTTTCTAGTTCAATTGTTGACGCTTATGCGAAATGTGGGAAGATGAGCGACGCTAGGAGGTTGTTTGATGCAATGCGAGTAAGAGATGTTCTTGCCTGGACAACCTTGGTTTCAGGCTATTCAGGGTATGGGGATATGGTCTCGGCTAGGGAGCTGTTTGAAGCAATGCCTGAGAAGAATCCTGTTTCTTGGACAGCTTTGGTTGCTGGTTATTCCCACAGTGGCATGAGCATTCAAGCCCTTGATTTATTTGCAAAGATGATAAAGCATCAGGTCCAACCTGATCAATTTACATTTAGTAGTTGCCTATCTGCTTGTGCTGGTATAGCATCACTTAAGCACGGTAAGCAAATACATGCATTTCTGGTGAATGCTGGTTTTCGACCTAATACAATTGTTGTGAGTTCTCTCATTGACATGTATTCAAAAGGTGGAAGTTTGGAAGTTGCAAGGAGGGTATTTGATATGGCATATAACAAGCATGATGCAGTATTATGGAATACTATGTTATCTGCATTAGCACAACATGGCATGGGTGAAGCGGCAATTGAAATGTTTCTTAAGATGGTGAAGTTTGGAGTGAAACCGAACCGTATCACTTTTGTTGTCCTTCTCAATGCTTGTAGTCATTCAGGGCTAGTACAAGAAGGGCTTTCCTTTTTCGAGATAATGACCTCTAAGTATGACGTTCCTCCCGATCAAGAACATTATGCATGCATAATTGACCTCTTGGGTAGAGCAGGACGTTTTAGTGAAGTGATAGCTCAGATAAAAAAGATGCCTTGTGAACCTGATGATCATATTTGGAATGCCTTGCTTGGTGTTTGTAGAATTCACGGAAATGTGGAGTTGGGTAGAATGGCTGCAGAACTGCTAATAGAGCTGGACCCACAGTCTCCTGCAGCATATTTGCTGTTGTCAAGTATTTATGGTGTACTTGGGATGTGGGAAAATGTAGAGAAGGTGAGACAGCTTATGAATGAGAGACATGTTAGGAAAGAGCAGGCTGTTAGCTGGTTAGAGATTGAGCATAGATTGCTTCCATATTTTGGGTGCAATAAGTTGAATAGTTTAGAGAAAGATGGACACACTATTTTGCAACTGCTAGCTGATCAGAGAAATGATGATGAACTAGTACATGATAGTAAAAG CTTTGGGCCACTGCTCGACCTCCACACTCAACCTTTGCAAGCAAAACTTCCTCCTTCAGTGTGCTCCCCAGGCCATCTACCGTACATCACAAACTACTTCTATAATCAAAACCGGTCATCTTTATGTCTCAGTTCTCATACTAGTACATGTTCTTAG